Proteins from a single region of Parasedimentitalea psychrophila:
- the selD gene encoding selenide, water dikinase SelD gives MNDPHLPLTRDLVLIGGGHTHALVLRKWGMMPMPGARLTLINPTSTAAYSGMLPGFVAGHYSRDELDIDLVKLARFAGARVILGTATGIDIAARQVLVPGRAPIAYDVASIDVGITCDMPDLAGFACHAVPAKPLGIFAAKWDAFRHGDGPAHIAVIGGGVAGVELVLAMAHALRSRGRLAQATLIDNAEVLTSLGSKARAKLRIALTEQSVTLLENAEIASIEADHIRLKDGREVLSDFTTGAAGARPYDWLGRSGLAQSEGYLNVSAQLQTSDPAVFAAGDCAHLCHAPRPKAGVYAVRQAPVLYDNLQAALSGGDLRAYKPQKDYLKLISLGAKSALAERFGHTPSGPLMWRWKDHIDQTFMTRFRDLPAMEQPQLPSYHTLGMAEALGDKPMCGGCGAKVGRTALRAALAPLPEARRSDITPLPGDDAALLTMGTVKQVISSDHLRAFCADPVVMTRIAAVHALGDIWAMGAQPQAATANLILPRMSPELQQRTLHEIMMTASCVIRDAGGEIVGGHTSLGDELTIGFTVTGLCSRAPITLAGANPGDLLILTKPIGSGVIMAAEMAGLAKGAWVTAALAQMCRPQAKAAEILQQAHAMTDVTGFGLYGHLAGICQASAVGADLKMAAVPLMIGAAQLAAQGVRSSLFGDNRALAAEVPSSGVRDLLFDPQTAGGLLAAVDAKDAAGLLQALQQAGEPAAIIGSVTHGTGITIT, from the coding sequence ATGAATGACCCTCATTTGCCGCTGACCCGAGATCTGGTGCTGATTGGCGGCGGCCATACCCATGCTCTGGTGTTGCGCAAATGGGGCATGATGCCGATGCCCGGTGCGCGGCTGACCCTCATCAATCCCACCTCGACGGCAGCCTATTCAGGCATGTTACCGGGGTTTGTCGCCGGTCATTACAGCCGCGACGAGCTGGACATTGATCTGGTGAAACTGGCCCGTTTTGCCGGCGCGCGGGTGATCCTTGGCACCGCCACCGGCATCGACATCGCCGCCCGTCAGGTGCTGGTTCCGGGGCGTGCGCCAATCGCTTATGACGTGGCTTCAATCGACGTGGGCATCACCTGCGACATGCCCGATCTGGCGGGGTTTGCCTGCCACGCGGTCCCCGCCAAGCCATTGGGGATTTTTGCCGCCAAATGGGATGCCTTCCGCCACGGCGACGGCCCGGCCCATATTGCAGTTATCGGCGGCGGCGTTGCCGGGGTGGAGCTGGTGCTGGCAATGGCCCATGCCCTGCGCAGTCGCGGAAGGTTGGCGCAGGCCACCTTGATCGACAACGCCGAAGTTCTAACCTCCCTTGGCAGCAAAGCCCGCGCCAAGCTGCGCATCGCGCTGACCGAGCAATCCGTGACCCTGCTGGAGAACGCCGAGATCGCCAGTATCGAGGCCGATCACATCCGCCTGAAGGATGGCCGTGAGGTGCTGTCGGATTTCACCACAGGCGCGGCCGGCGCCCGTCCCTATGACTGGCTGGGCCGCTCGGGACTGGCGCAGAGTGAAGGCTACCTCAATGTGAGCGCGCAGTTGCAAACATCGGATCCGGCTGTGTTTGCGGCGGGCGATTGTGCCCATCTTTGCCATGCGCCGCGCCCCAAAGCCGGGGTCTATGCGGTGCGCCAGGCGCCGGTGCTTTATGACAACCTGCAAGCCGCCCTTAGCGGTGGCGATCTGCGCGCCTACAAGCCGCAAAAAGATTACCTGAAACTGATCTCTCTGGGCGCTAAATCGGCGCTGGCTGAACGCTTTGGCCATACCCCATCCGGACCGCTGATGTGGCGCTGGAAGGATCACATCGACCAGACATTCATGACCCGTTTCCGCGACTTGCCGGCAATGGAGCAGCCGCAGCTGCCGAGTTACCACACGCTGGGAATGGCTGAGGCGCTGGGGGACAAACCCATGTGTGGCGGCTGCGGAGCCAAGGTTGGCCGCACTGCCCTGCGCGCCGCACTGGCGCCGCTTCCCGAGGCGCGGCGCAGTGACATCACGCCGCTACCCGGTGATGATGCGGCGCTGCTGACGATGGGCACTGTCAAACAGGTGATCAGTTCGGACCATCTGCGCGCCTTTTGCGCCGACCCGGTGGTGATGACCCGCATCGCAGCGGTGCATGCCTTGGGTGATATCTGGGCGATGGGGGCGCAGCCACAGGCGGCCACCGCCAATCTGATCCTGCCGCGGATGTCACCTGAGCTGCAGCAACGGACCCTGCATGAAATCATGATGACCGCCAGCTGCGTCATCCGCGATGCGGGCGGCGAAATTGTTGGCGGCCATACCTCGCTTGGCGATGAGCTGACCATCGGCTTTACCGTCACCGGCCTGTGCTCGCGGGCGCCAATCACCCTGGCCGGAGCAAACCCCGGTGACCTGCTGATCCTGACCAAACCGATCGGCTCGGGCGTGATCATGGCGGCTGAGATGGCGGGGCTTGCCAAGGGCGCATGGGTCACGGCAGCGCTGGCACAGATGTGCCGCCCGCAGGCCAAGGCGGCAGAGATCCTGCAACAGGCCCATGCGATGACGGATGTGACCGGCTTTGGCCTATACGGACATCTCGCCGGAATTTGCCAGGCCTCGGCGGTTGGGGCTGATTTGAAAATGGCGGCGGTGCCGCTGATGATCGGAGCCGCACAGCTGGCGGCGCAGGGTGTTCGCTCGTCGCTGTTTGGCGACAACCGCGCGCTGGCAGCCGAGGTTCCGAGCAGTGGTGTGCGCGATCTGTTGTTTGACCCGCAAACCGCCGGCGGATTGCTAGCGGCCGTGGATGCCAAAGATGCCGCTGGGCTGTTACAGGCCCTGCAGCAGGCGGGCGAGCCGGCAGCCATCATCGGGTCTGTCACCCATGGCACCGGTATCACGATCACCTAA